Within the Methanolinea sp. genome, the region GGATGATGTCCCCCGGCTCCCCCGGCGCGATCCTCCCGTTCCCGAACCCGAGCGCCCGGGCACCCGCGGATGTCGCCATCGCGAGCGCCTCCCCGGCGGAGAGGAGCGTCGGGGAGTTCCACGCGAACTTCTGGAGGAGTGCTGCGACCTTCACGTCCGCGAGGAGGTCGAGGCTGTTGTTCGAGGCGCACCCGTCGGTCCCGAGGGTGACCGAGGCCCCCGCCTCCGCGAGCCAGTGGAAGGGCATCGCGCGCCCCGTCGCGAGCTTCATGTTGCTCACCGGGCAGTGGGAGACGTGGACCCCCCGGCGGGCGAAGAGGGCGCACTCGTCGCGGTCGAGCCAGCAGCAGTGCGCGGCGACCGTCCGGGGGGTGAGGATGCCGCACTCGTCGAGGATCGCGACGGGGCGCCTGCCGTAAAGCGCGACCGCGTCTTTGACCTCCTTTTCCGTCTCGCAGACGTGGACGTGGATCCCGATCCCCTCCGTGCGCGCGTACTCCGCGCACCAGCGGAGCCCTTCCCGCGAGACCGTGTACACGGCGTGGGGGCCCACGGCGGCCCTGATCCGCGGATTCCGGAGGTCCTTCACGAATTTCACGAACTTCTCCGTGTTCTTGATCTCTGCCTCGCGCTTCTCTTCAGAGGAGAGGTCGATGAAGCCGTACGCGAGGACCGCGCACATCCCCGTCTCCGCGACGGCCCTCGCCGCGTCCTCCATGAAGAAGTACATGTCGTTGAACGCGACGGTCCCGGAACGGACCATCTCGAGGCATGCCAGCTTCGTCCCCCAGTAGACGTCCTCCCCGGTGAGGTGTGCCTCGATGGGCCAGATCTTCTCGGAGAGCCACTTGTCGAGCGGCATGTCCTCGGCGTAGCCCCGCAGGAGCGACATTGCCGCGTGCGTGTGGGTGTTGACGAGGGCGGGGAGGGCAAACGCCCCGTGCCCCTCGATCACGCGGTCCGCGTCGCGCCGGGCAGCGCGGCCAATTCCTGCCCCTACAGACGCGATCGTCCCGTCCCCTTCGATGAAGATGTCGACCCTCTCCCCCCCGATCCTCACGTCCCCGACGAGGAGGGACCCCCTCCCGAATACCCCGGTATCCAAGAGCTCCCCTCCCTTCACGACAGTCCCCCGATGATCCTCGCGAGGATCTCCCCGTTCCGCTCCGCGTACGCGGCCGAGGACTCGAGCAGTTTCTCGTACGTGAACGTCTCGTCCGAGATGCCGTTTGCGTAGTTGTCCACGGTGCACAGGGCCGCGACGTCGATCCCGAGCTCCGCGGCGAGGGTCGCCTCGGACGCAACCGTCATCCCCACGATGTCTCCCACCGCGGAGAGCGCCTTCACCTCGGCGACCGTCTCTATCCTCGGCCCCGGCGTCTGGACGTATGTCCCCCCGAACCGCGCCTCGGGGACGATCCCGCGCAGGCGCGCGAGGAGCCCTCGGGAGAACCCGGGCGTGACGTGGCGGATCGCGTGGTCGTGGATGGACGGCACACCGGAAAACGAGAAGTAGTCGGTCGGGATGACGAGGGAACCCGGCGGGATCTCCCTCTTCAGCGAGCCCGATGACCCGATCAGGACGAGGCGGTCCACGCCGAGCAGGGCGAGCGCGGCAAGGTGCGCGCGGTGGTTGATCCTGTGGGGGGGAACGGACCCCTGGTGCCGGAGGAGGATCGCGATCTCCCCTGTCATCACCGTGCAGTTCCCGTAGGGGGTGTGAACGACCCTCTCCTCGAGGCGGGGGACCCGCGCGTAGAGGAGGCTCGTCCCCCCGATGATTCCCAGCATCAGTCTCCCTCCATTTCCCGAGCACCCCGCGGGTGGCAGGACATGTACCTTTCGGGAGGGACCCTGTTCTCGTTTTCGGTTCGCGCGACCGCGGGGCCGCGGGGCAGGGCGACCATCCACGGGAAAGAAGAATCATTTTTTAGGCAGCGCAGCGTACACCATAAGGTACGGGCCGATAGATCAGCGGAAGATCGCTTCCTTGGCATGGAAGAGGCCGCGGGTTCAATTCCCGCTCGGTCCATGGAATTCCCCGGGGAAAAACCGCATCATTTTATCTCCCATCAGGATTCTCTTCTTGTGATCTCACTTGGCCATCAAGGAGTGGATAATTCCCCAGGACGAGGCCTTCTTCTCCCAGTTCGAGAGGCTCGCTGCCGTTGCCGTGCGCGCTTCCGACAGTCTCGTCGACCTCGTCAGCGATTTCTCTGACGTGAGGGAGAAGGTGCGCAGGATCGAGGAGCTCGAACACGAGGGCGACAGGATCACCCACGAGATCTACGAGCAGCTCAACCAGACGTTCATCACGCCCCTCGAGCCCGAGGAGATCTCGCGCCTCGCGTCGGCGCTGGACGACATCCTCGACTACATCAAGAGCACCGCGACGCGGATGTACCACTACCGCATCAAGGAGACCGATTCCCACATGGTCGAGCTCGCGAGGCTGATCCAGCTCTCGGTCGTCGAGCTCGAGGTGGCAATAAAGGGGATCCGGGCCCTGCGGAACCCGCGCCAGATCGAGGAGAGGTGCATCGAGGTGAACCGGCTCGAGAACCTCGCCGACGACGCACTCCACGCGGCGTACGACGATCTCTTCCAGACGGATGACCCCATCGCCATCATCAAGCGCAAGGACATCTACGAGTACCTGGAGATCGCGACCGACAAGTGCGAGGACGTCGCAAACGTCATCTCCGACATCGCGATCCGCCATTCCTGACGTATTTTTATGGATCTCCTCCTCCTCGCCGGCATCTCCCTTGCCCTCCTCTTCAACTTCACGAACGGCCTGAACGATGCGGCGAACTCGATCGCGACGGTCGTCGCGACGCGCGTGCTGTCGCCGCTCAAGGCTGTCGCGATGGCCGCGTTCTTCAACATGGTCGGCCCGTTCGTCTTCACGACCGTCGTCGCGAAGACCATCGGCAAGGGGATCATCGACCCGGGTTTCCTCACCCCGTGGGTGATCGTCTGCGGCCTCTGCTCGGCGGTCCTGTGGGTGACCCTCTCCTCGTACGCGGGGATCCCCATCTCGGCGAGCCACGCGCTCGTCGGGGGGCTCATCGGCTCGGCCATCGCGTGGGGCGGGCCCGGCGCGGTCCTCTGGCCGTCAACCGATCTCCTCGTCCGGTCCGGGATCGCCATCTTCGCGGGCGGTGTCGCGGGGGCGTTCGTCCTCTCGGCGCTCGCGAAGAGGAAGAACCAGGTCTCGAAGAAGGTCGAGTACGCGGGACTCGGTTTCCTGTACGGGGCGGCACTCGTCCTCCCGCCCGCGATCGTCTCCGGTCTCCTCCCGCTCAAGGGGATCCTCGCGATCGTCATCTTCATCGTGGTCTCGCCGGTCCTCGGCCTCGTCGCCGCGTACATGATCGGGATGGTGGTCCTGCGCCTCTTCCGCAACGCGTCCCTGCGCCGGATGAACCCCTTGTTCTCGAGGCTGCAGCTCTTCTCGGCAGCCTTCTACAGTCTCGGCCACGGGAGCAACGACGCCCAGAACGCGATGGGGGTGATCACCGCCCTCCTCTTTGCGGCCGGAGTCCTCGACGAGTTCGTGGTTCCCACGTGGGTCATCGTCGTCTCGGGACTCGCGATCGCTCTCGGGACGCTTCTTGGGGGGTGGCGCGTGGTCGAGACGATGGGAAAGAGAATCACGAAGCTCCGCCCGTACCAGGGTTTCTGCGCGGAGACGGGGGGTGGCGTCGTCCTCTCCTTCGTGACCGCGTTTGGTGTCCCGGTCTCGACGACGCACGCGATCAGCGGGGCGATCATGGGCATCGGCGCGACGAGGGGCTACTCGGCGGTCCAGTGGGGTATCGTGAGGAGGATAGTGGCGGCGTGGGTCCTCACGATCCCCCTCACCGCCGCGTGCGCGTTCTTCTCATTCGTCGCCCTGGACCTCGCGGGACTCCTTTGAAGCCTCCCCCGTCCCCGCGGTCCCCCGCGAGGGGCAGAGGTGCCCGAGGGGGCACGTCGCGCAGGAGGGATTCCGCGCGGTGCAGACCGCCCTCCCGTGCCGGATGAGGAGGTAGTTGAGGTTTCCCCACGTGTCCCTCGGGAAGAGCGCCATAAGGTCCCGCTCGATTCCCGCGGGGTCGCGCCTGCGCGTGAAACCGAGGCGGCGGGAGAGGCGGGCCACGTGGGTATCGACCGCGACACCCTCGTGCACCCCGAACGCGTGGTCGAGCACGATGTTTGCGGTCTTCCTGCCCACGCCCGGGAGCGAGAGGAGGTCGTCCATCGTCCGCGGGACCTCTCCCCCGAACCTCCCGACGAGCGCGCGCGCGGTCCCTATAAGGCGCCGGGCCTTCTCGCGGTAGAAACCGAGGGGGCGGATGATCTCCTCGAGCTCGCGCGGGTCTGCCGCGGCGAGGTCCGCGGGCCGCGGGTACCTCGAAAAGAGCCGATCCTTTATCGCATTGACGCTCCTGTCCGTCGTCCGCGCGGAGAGGATCGTCATGACGAGGATCTGGTACGGGTTATCGAAGGAGAGAAAAGTCCGCGGGGATCCCGGTTCCATGTAGAGGCGCTCGAGGATCCCGTAGATCCTGCGCGCGTGCTCCCTGTCCATTGCCGGCAATGGGGTAGGGCAGATTCGAACTGCCGTCAAAGCGTCCCAAACGCTCTAGGATGGACCAGGCTACCCTACTACCCCGGGAGATCAGAATTCTGTTCCCCGCCGGCAAATACGTTATGGTTGGGAATCGGGGAGCAGGGGGAGCGGATTCTC harbors:
- a CDS encoding amidohydrolase; its protein translation is MKGGELLDTGVFGRGSLLVGDVRIGGERVDIFIEGDGTIASVGAGIGRAARRDADRVIEGHGAFALPALVNTHTHAAMSLLRGYAEDMPLDKWLSEKIWPIEAHLTGEDVYWGTKLACLEMVRSGTVAFNDMYFFMEDAARAVAETGMCAVLAYGFIDLSSEEKREAEIKNTEKFVKFVKDLRNPRIRAAVGPHAVYTVSREGLRWCAEYARTEGIGIHVHVCETEKEVKDAVALYGRRPVAILDECGILTPRTVAAHCCWLDRDECALFARRGVHVSHCPVSNMKLATGRAMPFHWLAEAGASVTLGTDGCASNNSLDLLADVKVAALLQKFAWNSPTLLSAGEALAMATSAGARALGFGNGRIAPGEPGDIILVDPRAVCNTPAHSIASNIVYSCTGSVVRTTICRGSVLMHEGIVPGEEEVLRGASKAAKRLVTRARGEKG
- a CDS encoding MTAP family purine nucleoside phosphorylase, with protein sequence MLGIIGGTSLLYARVPRLEERVVHTPYGNCTVMTGEIAILLRHQGSVPPHRINHRAHLAALALLGVDRLVLIGSSGSLKREIPPGSLVIPTDYFSFSGVPSIHDHAIRHVTPGFSRGLLARLRGIVPEARFGGTYVQTPGPRIETVAEVKALSAVGDIVGMTVASEATLAAELGIDVAALCTVDNYANGISDETFTYEKLLESSAAYAERNGEILARIIGGLS
- a CDS encoding DUF47 family protein, with amino-acid sequence MAIKEWIIPQDEAFFSQFERLAAVAVRASDSLVDLVSDFSDVREKVRRIEELEHEGDRITHEIYEQLNQTFITPLEPEEISRLASALDDILDYIKSTATRMYHYRIKETDSHMVELARLIQLSVVELEVAIKGIRALRNPRQIEERCIEVNRLENLADDALHAAYDDLFQTDDPIAIIKRKDIYEYLEIATDKCEDVANVISDIAIRHS
- a CDS encoding inorganic phosphate transporter, which encodes MDLLLLAGISLALLFNFTNGLNDAANSIATVVATRVLSPLKAVAMAAFFNMVGPFVFTTVVAKTIGKGIIDPGFLTPWVIVCGLCSAVLWVTLSSYAGIPISASHALVGGLIGSAIAWGGPGAVLWPSTDLLVRSGIAIFAGGVAGAFVLSALAKRKNQVSKKVEYAGLGFLYGAALVLPPAIVSGLLPLKGILAIVIFIVVSPVLGLVAAYMIGMVVLRLFRNASLRRMNPLFSRLQLFSAAFYSLGHGSNDAQNAMGVITALLFAAGVLDEFVVPTWVIVVSGLAIALGTLLGGWRVVETMGKRITKLRPYQGFCAETGGGVVLSFVTAFGVPVSTTHAISGAIMGIGATRGYSAVQWGIVRRIVAAWVLTIPLTAACAFFSFVALDLAGLL
- the nth gene encoding endonuclease III, with the translated sequence MDREHARRIYGILERLYMEPGSPRTFLSFDNPYQILVMTILSARTTDRSVNAIKDRLFSRYPRPADLAAADPRELEEIIRPLGFYREKARRLIGTARALVGRFGGEVPRTMDDLLSLPGVGRKTANIVLDHAFGVHEGVAVDTHVARLSRRLGFTRRRDPAGIERDLMALFPRDTWGNLNYLLIRHGRAVCTARNPSCATCPLGHLCPSRGTAGTGEASKESREVQGDE